In Dyadobacter subterraneus, a single genomic region encodes these proteins:
- a CDS encoding serine hydrolase domain-containing protein → MKLRILISIVLLAILSSCQGKKKLPNLFESVRSAEKNLCKKGYEPGDSVWTIEERMKFYGVPAVSIAVIRDNKIFWSRAYGIIDKESKEPATVHTLFQAGSISKPVAAYGALREVLKGKIDLDKNVNNYLTSWKLPDNEFTKEKKVTLKHLLSHTGGITVHGFLGYSPDLPVPTLLQVLNGTPPANSPAIRVDKEPGKEWRYSGGGYTIMQQMLIDIEKKPFPSIMKELVIDPLNMLNSTYDQPLSPEKLKLAATGYLPNGLMTKGKRHTYPEMAAAGLWTTAEDLAKFAVDIQLTLQGTSTKVLSKSAAEQMLTPVLGTYGLGLDMLKTGGDVYFQHGGWDEGFSSHLIAHKEKGYGIVVLTNSNHPDFISEVIRSVAVTEQWDHYLPDN, encoded by the coding sequence ATGAAATTAAGAATACTGATTTCAATCGTTTTACTTGCGATTTTATCATCCTGCCAAGGTAAAAAGAAACTGCCAAATCTTTTTGAAAGTGTCCGGTCGGCAGAAAAAAATCTATGCAAAAAGGGATATGAGCCAGGCGATTCGGTTTGGACAATAGAGGAACGCATGAAGTTTTATGGAGTTCCGGCGGTGAGTATTGCAGTGATCCGGGATAATAAAATTTTCTGGTCCCGGGCTTATGGCATCATTGATAAAGAGAGTAAGGAGCCTGCAACTGTTCATACACTTTTTCAGGCTGGTTCTATCAGCAAACCGGTGGCCGCCTATGGTGCACTTCGTGAAGTATTGAAGGGTAAAATTGATTTAGATAAGAATGTAAATAATTATTTGACTTCCTGGAAATTGCCTGATAATGAGTTTACAAAAGAAAAAAAAGTAACCCTGAAACATTTACTCAGCCATACCGGCGGAATTACGGTGCATGGATTCCTGGGATATAGTCCCGACTTACCCGTACCAACGCTGCTGCAAGTTCTGAACGGTACGCCTCCGGCCAACAGTCCTGCTATCCGCGTGGATAAGGAGCCGGGAAAAGAATGGCGGTATTCCGGCGGAGGTTACACGATTATGCAGCAAATGCTGATTGATATTGAAAAAAAACCTTTTCCGTCAATCATGAAAGAACTGGTTATCGACCCTTTAAATATGTTAAACAGTACATATGACCAGCCACTTTCTCCCGAGAAATTGAAACTTGCGGCAACAGGATATTTACCCAACGGTTTAATGACGAAAGGAAAAAGGCATACCTATCCGGAAATGGCCGCAGCAGGATTGTGGACAACAGCGGAAGATCTTGCCAAATTTGCAGTTGATATTCAACTTACGCTGCAAGGAACAAGCACAAAGGTTTTATCTAAAAGTGCCGCCGAACAAATGCTGACGCCTGTTTTAGGAACTTATGGACTAGGTTTGGATATGCTTAAAACAGGAGGCGATGTTTATTTTCAACACGGAGGATGGGACGAAGGTTTTTCAAGTCACCTGATTGCACATAAAGAAAAAGGCTATGGCATCGTTGTATTAACCAATTCAAATCATCCGGATTTTATTAGCGAGGTAATCCGCTCGGTAGCAGTTACCGAGCAGTGGGATCATTATTTACCTGATAATTGA
- a CDS encoding DUF6970 domain-containing protein: MQRFLALPIKATLYFIPPSCCDVFSELLDENYNLLCSPDGGITGGGDGKCLDFVKKASNQKLIWNDEKR, translated from the coding sequence CTGCAAAGATTTTTAGCCTTACCTATAAAGGCAACTCTGTATTTCATTCCTCCCAGCTGTTGTGATGTATTTAGTGAATTATTGGATGAAAATTACAACCTGCTTTGCAGCCCGGATGGTGGAATTACCGGAGGCGGCGATGGCAAATGCCTTGATTTTGTAAAAAAAGCATCCAATCAAAAACTGATCTGGAATGATGAAAAAAGGTAA
- a CDS encoding sulfatase-like hydrolase/transferase: MLKKSFAAFKILGCLFLFLLLTASKPNKRMSVNGKPNIILIFTDDQRFNTVRALGNDQVITPNLDGLVKNGTSFTHAYNMGAWHGAVCVASRAMLVTGLSVWNAKKQETNYASLFDAKGFWPQQMKLAGYETYMTGKWHVDTDAQKLFDHANNIRPGMPNQTPQGYNRPLSRQDTVWQPWKEEFGGFWKGGKHWSEVVADDAVGYIREAAKKETPFFMYLAFNAPHDPRQAPKRWVDKYPVDQIKLPVSYLDEYPFKTEMGCGTDLRDEQLAPFPRTPYAVKKNIQEYYASISYMDEQVGRILDALKKSGKLENTYIIFTADHGLSIGHHGLMGKQSMFDHSMRPPLVINGPGIPKGEKRDQNVYMQDLMATSYELAGIQKPAHVFFNSLIPLIHDKNKPGPYQEIYGCYMNIQRMVRTDKYKMIIYPAASKILLFDMTKDPDEMHDIASQQSSKNILKELKNKMIEQQKLMHDELDLSVYLNKI; this comes from the coding sequence ATGCTTAAAAAATCATTTGCTGCTTTTAAAATTCTGGGCTGCCTTTTTCTTTTTTTGTTGTTGACTGCCAGCAAGCCAAATAAGCGGATGTCCGTTAATGGGAAACCGAATATCATTCTGATATTTACTGATGATCAGCGATTTAATACGGTACGTGCTTTGGGAAACGATCAGGTTATAACACCAAATCTGGACGGTTTGGTGAAAAATGGTACCAGCTTTACGCATGCTTATAATATGGGCGCCTGGCATGGTGCGGTTTGCGTTGCAAGCAGGGCCATGCTGGTAACAGGCCTGTCGGTCTGGAATGCAAAAAAGCAGGAAACTAATTATGCATCACTGTTTGACGCGAAAGGATTCTGGCCTCAGCAAATGAAGTTAGCCGGATATGAAACTTACATGACCGGGAAATGGCACGTTGATACTGATGCCCAAAAACTTTTCGATCACGCAAATAATATCAGGCCCGGTATGCCCAACCAGACTCCGCAGGGTTATAACCGGCCACTTTCCCGGCAAGATACTGTCTGGCAGCCCTGGAAAGAAGAATTCGGAGGTTTCTGGAAAGGTGGAAAACACTGGAGTGAAGTGGTGGCCGACGACGCGGTTGGCTACATTCGCGAAGCTGCAAAGAAGGAAACTCCTTTTTTTATGTATCTGGCTTTCAACGCACCCCACGATCCGCGACAGGCTCCAAAAAGATGGGTTGATAAATATCCTGTGGATCAGATTAAATTACCGGTCAGCTATCTGGACGAATATCCTTTCAAGACAGAAATGGGCTGCGGAACGGATCTCAGAGACGAACAGCTGGCTCCTTTCCCCCGCACACCTTACGCTGTAAAAAAGAATATCCAGGAATATTACGCCAGTATTTCTTACATGGACGAGCAGGTGGGCAGGATTCTGGATGCCTTGAAAAAAAGTGGAAAACTTGAAAATACTTACATCATTTTCACGGCTGATCACGGGTTATCCATTGGTCATCATGGTTTAATGGGTAAACAAAGTATGTTTGATCATAGCATGCGGCCGCCCTTAGTAATTAATGGCCCAGGTATTCCCAAGGGTGAAAAAAGAGATCAGAATGTGTATATGCAGGATCTGATGGCAACTTCCTATGAACTGGCAGGTATTCAAAAACCGGCACATGTCTTTTTCAATAGTTTGATACCATTAATCCATGATAAGAATAAGCCTGGCCCCTATCAGGAAATTTATGGCTGTTACATGAACATACAGCGCATGGTAAGAACGGATAAATATAAGATGATCATTTATCCGGCTGCTTCGAAAATTCTGCTTTTTGATATGACAAAAGATCCTGACGAAATGCATGATATTGCCAGTCAGCAATCAAGCAAAAACATACTCAAAGAACTGAAAAACAAAATGATCGAGCAGCAAAAATTAATGCATGATGAACTTGATCTGTCGGTGTATTTGAATAAAATTTGA
- a CDS encoding DUF6965 family protein, whose translation MSIQELEDYFATVKLPENPVKINGYATIEESDVFVAAQLAIITRQPESYQKTSAYLRLMEFKQWLENRP comes from the coding sequence ATGAGCATTCAAGAACTTGAAGATTACTTCGCAACTGTGAAACTGCCCGAAAATCCTGTTAAAATTAACGGTTACGCTACTATTGAAGAGTCAGATGTTTTTGTTGCAGCTCAACTCGCAATCATCACAAGACAACCTGAAAGTTATCAAAAGACCAGTGCCTATCTGCGGCTGATGGAATTTAAACAGTGGCTCGAAAACCGCCCGTAA
- a CDS encoding DUF6265 family protein, whose product MRLIISLLFVFVFFQFSNAQSTSKTGSLADLAFTEGKWIANVQDRTIEATWLPAKGDNIVGFFRMTNGGKPTIFELLVYEQTEQGPVSLVKHFASGLIGQEEIDKPVKHKWIESGTGRVVFEKEGDPVRVLYEKRSADNFVISLGKPQDGKWIYTSLFDFKRVK is encoded by the coding sequence ATGAGACTAATCATTTCCTTACTTTTTGTTTTTGTTTTCTTTCAATTTTCTAACGCGCAGTCCACTTCCAAAACCGGATCACTTGCAGACCTTGCTTTTACCGAAGGCAAGTGGATAGCCAACGTGCAGGACCGCACCATTGAAGCTACCTGGCTTCCGGCCAAAGGTGACAACATTGTGGGTTTTTTCAGAATGACGAATGGAGGAAAACCTACAATTTTTGAACTTCTGGTTTATGAACAAACCGAACAGGGGCCGGTTTCACTTGTCAAACATTTTGCTTCGGGATTGATCGGACAGGAAGAAATTGACAAGCCTGTAAAACACAAATGGATTGAATCAGGCACCGGAAGAGTGGTTTTTGAAAAAGAAGGAGATCCTGTCCGTGTATTATATGAAAAACGTTCTGCGGACAATTTTGTAATTTCTCTTGGAAAACCTCAGGACGGGAAATGGATATATACCAGTCTTTTTGATTTCAAAAGAGTAAAATAA